The sequence AGCTCTAGGTGCAACAGCCAGTTTAAGCTtctatgcccattcagtcctccACCTTGCTGTTTAAAATGCCAAGAGAAGTGCCAGGCAATAATAAATGGGGATTTTATGTGAACTCTCACTAGAAATTGGACTGAGGCCAGCTCATTTTACACAGAACAGAGCCCTCGGATGGGTGATAACTTGCAGCCATTACTGCCTGGGTCTGGATTTGAATCAGAAGTTTGAGGCACTCTGTATATTAGCAGTTTTCTGAGCTGTCCTTTCCATCACCCAAGCATtgaacatttacaaacaatgcaCATCATTTGTAATCTTAGGCACATTtggcaaaattattttaaatatgaaatttacaTGCAGTGTGATGAGGGAGAGAAATGATGAAATACAGATACTGCAAATAGGatttttcaaaaatcatgatAATCTTTAATTGTTCCATTCCAAAGAGGATATATGAAAGATAGTTATTCAGTAGCTGTATATCTTAGAGGGATGAGTACAGCATCACAGTTAAAAAATACACCTAACTCCCAAGATGACAGAAGATGCTGGAGAGTATATGCCTTATACCATCAACCCAGACAAATacagagtttattttttaaatatatactttaTCATACACTAACTCCTGAGACTTTATCCATGAAGAGACAGGGAAGAGATCTGTAGGTAGCACATACAATATACTAAGTGATCAAAGCAAAAGAGTAAAGCGCTGTCTTAATATGCACTGCATTAGTTTATCTACATCACAGCACCTTAAGTGTGCAGCTTCTCACCAAAAGTCATTGTCCATTTAAGTTTTGCCTTAAGTTTGCAACAGTCAGCTGCTATACTAACATCTTCAAAGTAACAGTGCAAGAAACCAAACGAACACAACTGGCCAATGTCAGATAGGAAAACTACACGGCAAGATTTAGATTTCCAGAACATCGCATTAAACAAGGAGAAAAACCAAGAATATTTACAAAAAAGTTCACTGAGTAAAGTGATTAGTGTGTTGTAACTGATCTTTTGTTACAGACTATGCTCTCTGGTGCTTTTTAAACCGTATgagttacatttaaaaatcttagTCATAATAAATAAGGTATTAGTTACATCCAAAGATACCTTAGAGtaagttgttttttttagttttattagtaaatgccatttaaaaaaatgtaaagaatTATCTTTTGGCTAATTAACTTTGCTGTTTATTTTTGATAGCTTCCACTCCAGAACATTCTTACTAAGTTAACATTTTTTTGCTGCCCGTAACAAACCATTCAAAAGTGGTAGAATCAGGAAGACATAAGTCAGCTCTTTCCTTTAGTCCCTTTTACTTTCTTCTGGTCAACATTGAATTAGACATCAATTAACTGAGCACAACGTGACGGTCAAAGACAGATTTGCGCTGCTCTTGGACCTGTAGCTTCCAACGTTGCTGGGCGTACTCCACTTTGTTCAACACATTAGCACGACTCCGGGATCGAGCCAGCACATCGTGAGCATTTGCAAAAGGTTGGTGATCCTGCAATTGCAGAAAGTAGTATTTATATTTCAGCAATTTCACTGCGTAACTACTGTTAATTACAATATTCTTCTGGATAAAAGAAGTTGTTCAAACTTGCCAGGCAGCTTTGTGTGCAAAACAAGCTTTAGCTGAATAGAGACTGTACACTTCAACATTTTATAGAAAATAATTTCTGTGGATTTCTTATATAAAACAATTTAGTGTTATGTTCTGCAGTAGCTTTCATATGATCAGTGTCTCAAGGTAATAAGTAATGATCATATGGAAGCTGATCCtacaccagtgaagtcaatgggaatttagccactgagttcaatgggagtaggCCCATGCTGACTTTGTAGGTAAGAGCACCACTACGTATTCAAAAGTAACATGCACACAGCTTTACATACATTAGCACCTATTTGAACATGAAGCCTGAAATTGTTGACCAAGACACTTGGACGCTCCCATTTGTTTTCATGCTGGTACTTCAATTTAAAATTGAACTGAGGAGCCCGCGTCTTTGCTTAGCCAGCACGCTACCAGATTTTAACCTGTTACCGTAAAGCAATTTTGGATAGTTACACAAAGATGTCCTATAATACCAAAACACTGATGTTTACTGTCACTAAACCAAACCCACTGCTACATGTAAATACAGCTGTTTAAGTGACGAAAAGCTGAACAACTGAGTGTTTGTTTAGCATTTACGCTGTCCCTTTTCTAACAGTATCTGCAAAGCTGGATTTATTTACTGGAAAAAAGTCCCAAGTTATAAACAAAGACATTTGGAACAGAACCTTTTATTTGGCTCCCAAAATGTTTTGGACAAagaaaattatgttttaaaaactACATTGGAAAAGGTCACGTATATGATGTGTTTCAGATGAAAAACCACCATTATAAACTATGCACTGTGCTAACACAGCAAAGGAGATTCAATGTTGAAGCTTGTGTATTTCTATACCTTGCCTTGTTTTACTGCAAAAAAGTTTTCAGAAGTGGTTATTTTATTTGTGACATGATGTCGAGTACAGCAACTCCGTGATCAGCAATACACCTCTCCCTTAAAtggattattaattatttgtattaaggtAGTACCTCAGAGCCCCAGTCGTAGACCAAGAccacactgtgctaggcactgtacaaaacacagaacaaaaagacattccctgccccaaagagttacaATCTAAGTATTAGACAAGAGACAGTAGGTAGACACAGATGGGCCAGTTGGGGAGCACAAGGAAGATTAGAAAATACTAGTTAGCATGATAGAGGGTCTCAGCACAGCAGCTTGTTAACTTCACTTTTTTGTAAAcatagcaaaggagagttttatggAGGAATtcaaaggaggaaagaagaggTGGCTTTGTAGACGTTCCCTGGAAGCActtcccatccactcccagcacaggagaaagcacaaaagtgcTCGTTCAAAAGTTTAGCAAGATGGAGATGAAGACTGGCCGACTGAAGGCAAGAGCTGACAGTTGATAGAGATGAGATCATAGGTATAGTGCAGGATAAGCTGCAAAGGGCCTTGAAAGTTAAGACAAGTAGTTTATGTTTGATGtgacagagaagggggagccagtggagggatgaaAAGAGAGCGGCAACGTAGTCAAAGCCAGGAATGaggaaaattatctttgcagcGTTCTGAAGGATATAAGCAGGACCATTTGTCAAGGCCAAAGAAGACGACATTGCAGTAGTTAAGACAGGAGATGAAAGCTTGGACAAGGGTTTTAGCAATGTGGATGGAGAAGTAAGGCCAGATTTTAGAAATGTTAATCAGGAAGAAGCTGCAAGATTCTGACATAAATCTAGATTGGGACCTAGCTGAAAATGACACCCAGGTTACAAGTCTCAGGGAGAGCAAAGATGGAGGTGTTGCCTACAGTAATTATGGTGCAGAAAACTTCTTATTGTCTGTGGcccattttgcatttttaaaactcCTGAAATACGATTCTGCTTAAGAGTGCTAATTGCAAAGGCACTCAGTGGTGCCTTAACTCTTACCACTGACTTTAACGGGAGCAGAGGTAGATttatgctgagcacttctgaaaatccctccctgaaagaaaatattattttctgcCCCAGACTTGCTGTGACATCTGCATAGATGGACTCCTTGGTCCATCCAAaactctgctgacttcaatggagtctgACCACATAGAGGGccatgcagaatcagggccttagattcTAGCTCTGCATTACGTTATAACAGTCAAACTGCAGTAAACAAATACTAAACAGCTTTAGTATCTAACCTAGGTAGTCAGGCATATTTCAAACCCCACATACACAGCTGTGAAAGTTTCATACTGTCATAAATCATGGCATAAGTTACCAGACAGTTTTATACTACAATTAGGTATGCCACAATGCTCAtatgaagtatttttttcatattaaatGTTGCTTCAAAAAGGAAGAGGGAAAATACAGGAACAGATGATGTATAAATGTGTTGGTCTGAAGCGTGTTTTTACTGCCTTGAGTTAAAATTTACACTGCTGGACCACATATAAGTAATGACCATCCCAAACTCACAGCAAGAAATTCTTGTGCACGGgatgtcaaactagatgatcacaatggtcccttctggccttgaaatctgtaaGAGGGCTGGTGCTGATCCTCTTATGATTTAGATAAAATAGTTTAAAGATTTTAATAATACTTGTGAAGTATTTGATTATTTTCATGATTAAGTATCAGGTGAATGTAAGTGTTTAATGTTGAGATTGTAGTTATGTTTCcagaatggaaatatttataaTTGTTTACATCTTTTAAGAATGAGATTACTTTTCATCCAGATGGCTGATGAAGATAGTAGACTAAGATGACAGAATTCTAAGTGATCTAATTCTCGGTTTACACAGGATGACGATAAGTCTTTCCATATTAAAAAGTGTTCAAATCACCATACTAAATATGATGGAAGCGAGTTTCTCACGCACCTTGCAAATAAAAATGCAGAGCATGAGTGTAAACCAAGTCTGATCCATTAGGGTTTGACTACTGCCCAAAGTTGCTATGGATTTAAAGCTATTAAAGTGACAGCCACACAATACTACTGGGTTTTTAAATAGACTTTGTAAATAAAGATATCATCATTTTGTTTCACTGTAAACAAAATGGCTATGAGTTCCCTAAGATTGTGTGACACCTTTTAGTGTTGCTGCATTGTTAACTTACTGTTTACTTTGAAGCAATAATGACAATATTCTTAAGGGTCATGTTTTAATGGCATAACAAGCACTTTTAATCTCTTTATTCTGTTTcctagtttatttaaaaaaacaccaccaccacactaaACTGGACAGTAAGTGGTCACAGCTGCTGGCAGACTTAGATAAAGCAAACTGAAATTCACCTCTTTatgggtttgctttttttttctttaaggtcTGCTAAAGTTATGCTCAAAATGTGCTTTAACTCTACTGCTAATGTTGCTTGGTTATACAATATGGTAAATACACGAGTGTATTTTCTAGACTTGATAAATTGTTTTGTATATTTAGCAGTTACTTGTAAGCATGGATTAGGAACCTTACATACTTAATAAATTCTTAGACTGCAAACGTAAGTTCTTGATTTTTCACATTGTTTCAGCAAACTTCCCCTGAGAGAGTTTGGCTTATATTTTTGTGAAGTGCTTCACTATCAATGTAATAAGTCAGTTCAGTCAAGGTAACAGGTGACTATAATGGCTTCACAGGCATGTCACCCTAGACTAGCATATCTACATTACTTTGTTCAGACATCTCTACATAGCAAACAACAGACCATCAGCTTTGTAAAACTGATTAGTTATAATGCATTGTCATCTctctattttaataaatattctgTAAGTCTCTCTACAACATAAAAAATGACCCAAGCCAGCAACGGCTGTCTGTAACATAATCCTCCCTTACCCCACTCAACTGGTACGAACTGTTTATTCGCTAATTTAGCCAGGACAAAATCCCCCATTATTTTCAGCACCATGTTTCCAGTCTTAAACACCCTTCTCATTATGATGCTGAAGACAGTTTTGTCTTGTCTACATTAATAAACAAACTGGTCCAAACATGGGAAATGTCTACTCATACATCTTACCAATGGTCCATTTCCATAGTGCAAGTAAACCTCTTGAAACAGTTTGGTCTGGATCTTATGGAACCTATTCTCATCACATGCAGGAAACTAATTATAAGAATAAGACTTAACTGAAATAAAATGTCCCCTCATGACAATATTTCACtgctagaacttttttttttttttaaataatgtcaaCCAACTTAAGTTGAAGTAGCAAGGGAGGACTACACCTCttcatatatttattatttagattTTCCCCTTACAATTGCACTGATCCACCTAAAATACAGCAACCCTTATGAGGTGGAATGCAGCATTTAGCCCTGTAAGGAAAATTTTATTTCTTATTCTTTCCATCCTTTGACCACTCTGAGAAAGGGGGACTACTCCGTAATCTAGGTTCGGGGGAGAAAATGGTAATCCCTGGCTCCTGAACTCGCTATCCACCTGTTTATGGGGTGGACATATTGGAAGTGAAGAAATGGTCTTGGAGAGACCACACAACTTTCTGCAACAGTGAAGATTACCACCACTCCCCTCGAAAAAGAGGGCTATTTTGCCATTGAAAAACCTTCATAAGGAAGCGTTCAACTGCATTCATTCAAGTGCACTTACCCCAATGTCTTCATCACTTTGAATTAGCTGTGAATGTCCAAAGAGACGTCTCTTCAGTATAGGTTCTACCAATGTAAGGTACACCATGTACAGCAGCAGCAGGCCCAAGATGGATAAATAGATTATGATTGTAACCTGCATGCAGTAAAACGTAAGCACAGTTTTCACTGTTGCTGAGTACTTACTCCACATAATACTCTCAAGAACAGGGCAGACAGTCGAGCAAAGGAACAACAAGACACACAAAATACCTGTAAATCAGTCAGTAGGTCTGCTTTACACCTTATTAACCTTGACAATGTCtctaaattaaacaaacaacCTCAAGAAATTAAGCCACAGACACAGATTCAAATAATATTGTGTTTAGAGTGAATAACAAAGAGAAAGGAAGTCCACAGTTTAAGACAAAATTTCCTCTTAACTAGTCTTTCTTGAGAGCTCAAGCTCCTTCTCTGCAAAAGAGTGGTGAGAAAAATCCCATCTCAAAATAAGACTAACATTCAGTTTCAGCTGTGGGCTGGTGATTCAGGGGGTTCTCTTTGCAGTCAAGCTTGTCTGTCTCCATTCAGTTATCTTG comes from Lepidochelys kempii isolate rLepKem1 chromosome 6, rLepKem1.hap2, whole genome shotgun sequence and encodes:
- the TMEM9B gene encoding transmembrane protein 9B, with the translated sequence MAACARLCSLLALAALVGQVTGVKNSEDVRCKCICPPYKDHPGNIYNKNVSQKDCDCLHVVEPMPIPGPDVEAYCLRCECKYEERSSVTIKVTIIIYLSILGLLLLYMVYLTLVEPILKRRLFGHSQLIQSDEDIGDHQPFANAHDVLARSRSRANVLNKVEYAQQRWKLQVQEQRKSVFDRHVVLS